In Fluviicola taffensis DSM 16823, the following are encoded in one genomic region:
- a CDS encoding methionine-R-sulfoxide reductase: MKNILIICSLMFAFVSCSQEPSKADSTSNKKEIKYNKLTPQEQSVIVGKNTDRAFTGDYYQKTDKGVYVCRQCNNPLYRSDDKFESHCGWPSFDDEIKGSVVKVPDADGMRTEIICANCKGHLGHVFTGEGFTDKDTRHCVNTSSIQFYPSKDLSKIPKVIK; this comes from the coding sequence ATGAAAAACATATTGATTATTTGCAGTTTAATGTTTGCATTTGTGTCTTGTTCCCAAGAACCATCAAAAGCGGATAGCACTTCTAATAAGAAAGAAATCAAATACAATAAGTTAACTCCACAAGAACAGAGTGTAATCGTTGGTAAAAATACCGATCGTGCATTCACTGGAGATTATTATCAAAAAACGGATAAAGGGGTTTATGTCTGTAGACAATGCAACAATCCGCTTTATCGTTCCGATGACAAATTCGAATCTCATTGCGGCTGGCCAAGTTTTGATGATGAAATTAAAGGTTCAGTTGTCAAAGTGCCAGATGCAGATGGAATGAGAACTGAGATAATTTGTGCAAACTGCAAAGGACATCTCGGGCACGTTTTTACAGGAGAAGGTTTTACAGATAAAGATACGAGACATTGTGTCAATACGAGTTCTATTCAGTTTTATCCTTCCAAGGATCTTAGTAAGATTCCTAAGGTTATTAAGTAG